The proteins below are encoded in one region of Desulfuromonas acetexigens:
- the tnpA gene encoding IS66 family insertion sequence element accessory protein TnpA, translating to MPDLKQEWTDKITAWRESGQSIAAWCRHHEESYYRFIYWRKRLGPKQEKAGRFVELTLGPSSLLLSCNGMTLHIERGFDPELLRDVLSVLRAV from the coding sequence ATGCCGGACCTGAAGCAGGAATGGACAGATAAAATTACCGCCTGGCGCGAGAGCGGCCAGAGCATCGCCGCCTGGTGCCGGCATCATGAAGAAAGCTACTATCGCTTCATCTACTGGCGCAAGCGCCTGGGGCCGAAACAGGAGAAGGCAGGTCGCTTTGTCGAGCTGACCCTCGGGCCCTCGTCGCTGCTTCTTTCCTGCAACGGCATGACCCTGCATATCGAGCGCGGATTCGATCCTGAGTTGCTGCGGGATGTGCTGTCGGTTTTGCGAGCGGTGTAA